A window of the Oncorhynchus nerka isolate Pitt River unplaced genomic scaffold, Oner_Uvic_2.0 unplaced_scaffold_958, whole genome shotgun sequence genome harbors these coding sequences:
- the cdkal1 gene encoding threonylcarbamoyladenosine tRNA methylthiotransferase: MPSACDSPIDDIEDMVSADDPTPQERQYARKSIVPRARKRNTQQTTEVLQADSVIPGMQKIWMRTWGCSHNNSDGEYMAGQLAASGYKMTGSCFPDEDPPVHFSIMSVKGPVSLMKTLLFISL, encoded by the exons ATGCCTTCTGCTTGTGACTCCCCGATCGATGACATTGAGGACATGGTGTCAGCTGACGACCCGACTCCACAGGAGAGGCAGTATGCCAGGAAGAGCATCGTCCCCAGAGccaggaagagaaacacccaGCAGACGACAGAGGTGCTGCAAGCAGACAG CGTGATCCCGGGCATGCAGAAGATCTGGATGAGGACGTGgggctgctcccacaacaactcaGACGGGGAATACATGGCTGGACAGCTGGCAGCGAGCGGATACAAGATGACAG GGTCCTGTTTCCCTGATGAAGACCCTCCTGTTCATTTCTCTATAATGTCTGTAAAGGGTCCTGTTTCCCTGATGAAGACCCTCCTGTTCATTTCTCTATAA